One window from the genome of Deltaproteobacteria bacterium encodes:
- a CDS encoding DUF885 domain-containing protein: MLALVLVLAAATPFQESLAELARSKAKDPQKLHRLFDLAWQYDNAEHPELATSRGVAGYNNRWTDESLEAIERRKHETVSLGQALSAIDRRKVDAQDQVNYDLFRRDVDDDLAAQRFPRELLAITQLAGPQYLSSTLDIMPARTARDYQDIVARLDAVPQRMAQVEARLRRGVETGVVSPRVVLRDVAAQLDAQTPEDPLQAPLLKAFAKLPEGISEEARTDAVRIYREKIVPAYRKLREYFVSAYLPHARETVALSALPEGVDWYLERVRRETTTSLTPHEIHQLGLSEVKRIRGEMEKVLARVGFKGTLADFATFLRTDARFYFTDARELVREYRDIAKRIDPELTRLFGKLPRLPYGVVEIPAFSAPSQTTAYYRQGSPEAHRPGSYFVNTYKLDTRPKWEMEALTLHESVPGHHLQIAISQELTSVPEFRKTSRYVAFVEGWGLYAESLGPELGMYQDPYSQFGQLTYEMWRAIRLVVDTGMHALGWSRDQAIDYFRQNSAKTEHDIVVEIDRYIVMPGQALAYKIGELKLKELRALASKELGAKFDVRTFHDAVLGSGALPLDVLEENVRAFIAQQRR, encoded by the coding sequence ATGCTCGCTCTCGTTCTCGTTCTCGCCGCCGCTACACCCTTCCAGGAATCGCTCGCCGAGCTCGCCCGCAGCAAGGCGAAGGACCCGCAGAAGCTCCACCGGCTCTTCGATCTGGCGTGGCAGTACGACAACGCCGAGCATCCCGAGCTCGCGACCTCGCGCGGCGTCGCCGGTTACAACAACCGCTGGACCGACGAATCGCTCGAGGCCATCGAGCGACGCAAGCACGAGACGGTGTCGCTCGGCCAGGCGCTCTCCGCCATCGACCGCAGGAAGGTCGACGCGCAGGATCAGGTCAACTACGACCTCTTCCGCCGCGACGTCGACGACGACCTCGCCGCGCAGCGCTTTCCCCGCGAGCTGCTCGCCATCACGCAGCTCGCCGGACCGCAGTACCTCTCGAGCACGCTGGACATCATGCCGGCGCGCACCGCGCGCGACTACCAGGACATCGTCGCGCGCCTCGACGCCGTTCCGCAGCGCATGGCGCAGGTCGAGGCGCGACTGCGGCGCGGAGTGGAGACTGGCGTCGTCTCCCCTCGCGTGGTCCTGCGCGACGTCGCCGCTCAGCTCGATGCGCAAACGCCGGAGGATCCCCTGCAGGCCCCTCTGCTCAAGGCGTTCGCCAAGCTGCCGGAGGGGATTTCCGAAGAGGCGCGCACGGACGCCGTGCGCATCTACCGCGAGAAGATCGTCCCTGCGTACCGGAAGCTGCGGGAGTACTTCGTCTCCGCATACCTGCCGCACGCCCGCGAAACCGTTGCGCTCTCGGCGTTGCCGGAGGGCGTCGACTGGTACCTCGAGCGCGTCCGGCGCGAGACCACCACCTCGCTCACGCCGCACGAGATCCACCAGCTCGGCCTTTCCGAGGTGAAGCGGATCCGCGGCGAGATGGAGAAGGTGCTGGCGCGCGTCGGCTTCAAGGGGACGCTCGCGGACTTCGCCACTTTCCTGCGGACCGACGCACGCTTCTACTTCACCGATGCGCGCGAACTGGTCCGCGAGTACCGCGACATCGCCAAGCGAATCGATCCGGAGCTGACCCGCCTCTTCGGCAAGCTCCCGCGGCTGCCCTATGGAGTCGTGGAAATCCCTGCTTTTTCAGCACCTTCGCAGACGACCGCGTACTACCGCCAGGGCTCGCCGGAGGCGCATCGGCCGGGAAGCTACTTCGTCAACACGTACAAGCTGGATACCCGACCGAAGTGGGAGATGGAGGCGCTGACGCTCCACGAGTCGGTGCCGGGCCATCATCTGCAGATCGCCATCTCCCAGGAGCTCACGTCGGTGCCCGAGTTCCGCAAGACGTCGCGTTACGTCGCCTTCGTCGAAGGCTGGGGGCTGTACGCAGAGAGCCTCGGGCCGGAGCTGGGGATGTACCAGGACCCCTATTCGCAGTTCGGTCAGCTCACTTACGAGATGTGGCGCGCGATCCGTCTCGTGGTGGACACGGGGATGCACGCGCTGGGCTGGAGCCGGGACCAGGCGATCGACTACTTCCGCCAGAACTCCGCCAAGACCGAGCACGACATCGTGGTCGAGATCGACCGCTACATCGTCATGCCTGGCCAGGCGCTCGCATACAAGATCGGAGAGCTCAAGCTCAAGGAGCTGCGAGCGCTTGCGTCAAAGGAGCTGGGAGCGAAGTTCGACGTGCGCACCTTTCATGACGCAGTGCTCGGGAGCGGCGCGCTTCCCCTTGACGTTCTTGAGGAAAATGTTCGCGCGTTCATCGCCCAACAGCGGCGATGA
- a CDS encoding DUF885 family protein: MPSAFVLVAVLVAQIAPGTVDSRRQQLADLLSEHWEYTMRTNPEYASVLGDKRYNDKITDFSEKAIYTDIEAQTQFLARFLAVGVQGFPEQEALNHALMVRQIRVQLEGVPFKDWEMPVSQFGGIHINAPQLVSVLSFETVKDYDDYIARLRLLPIAFAQITELMRKGVDDKLVPPRILLEQVARQSAKIADAEPEANPFFEPAKKIPAGFPEADKTRIREQMLAAIRDGIRPAYQRFTKFVQEEYVPKGRAEPGIWALPDGAARYAYAVEQSTTTKMSPEEIHQLGLREVARDRALMLKIANRLGYKDLKSFDAAIAKNPDLHPKSREQMLEQYRKYIDQMSARLPQYFGRLPKAKVEVMPVEPYREKEASGAQYVDGTPDGKRPGHVMVNTGDFEKRTTVDIETTAYHEGVPGHHLQVSIAQELPSLPPFRQHAFYVAFIEGWGLYSERLGQDAGFFQDPYSMYGHLQDDLLRAIRLVVDTGFHFKRWTRQQVVDYFHANSGIDEPTVQSETDRYMAWPAQALGYKIGQLKILELRDRAKKQLGARFDIRGFHDEVLGGGAMPLDVLEKRVDGWIAQTGQAGVSGTALH, translated from the coding sequence ATGCCCAGCGCTTTCGTCCTCGTCGCCGTCCTCGTCGCCCAGATCGCTCCCGGCACCGTCGATTCCCGGCGCCAGCAGCTCGCCGACCTCTTGTCCGAGCACTGGGAATACACGATGCGGACCAATCCGGAGTACGCATCGGTCCTGGGCGACAAGCGCTACAACGACAAGATCACCGATTTCTCCGAGAAGGCGATCTACACGGACATCGAGGCGCAGACGCAGTTCCTCGCCCGTTTCCTCGCCGTCGGCGTGCAGGGATTTCCCGAGCAGGAGGCGCTCAATCACGCGCTGATGGTGCGGCAGATCCGGGTGCAGCTCGAGGGAGTGCCGTTCAAGGACTGGGAGATGCCCGTCTCGCAGTTCGGCGGCATCCACATCAACGCGCCGCAGCTCGTCTCCGTCCTCTCCTTCGAGACGGTGAAGGACTACGACGACTACATCGCCCGGCTCCGGCTGCTTCCCATCGCGTTCGCGCAAATCACCGAGCTGATGCGCAAAGGCGTCGACGACAAGCTGGTGCCGCCGCGGATTTTGCTCGAGCAGGTGGCGCGGCAGTCGGCGAAGATCGCCGACGCCGAGCCGGAGGCGAACCCGTTCTTCGAGCCGGCGAAGAAGATCCCCGCGGGCTTCCCCGAGGCGGACAAGACGCGCATCCGCGAGCAAATGCTGGCCGCGATCCGCGACGGGATCCGGCCCGCGTACCAGCGCTTCACCAAGTTCGTCCAGGAGGAGTACGTCCCGAAGGGCCGCGCGGAGCCTGGCATCTGGGCGCTGCCGGACGGCGCCGCGCGCTACGCGTACGCCGTCGAGCAGTCGACCACGACGAAGATGTCGCCGGAGGAGATCCACCAGCTCGGCCTGCGAGAGGTCGCTCGCGACCGGGCGTTGATGCTGAAGATCGCGAACCGGCTCGGCTACAAGGATCTGAAGTCGTTCGACGCCGCCATCGCGAAAAACCCGGATCTCCATCCGAAGTCGCGCGAGCAGATGCTCGAGCAGTACCGGAAGTACATCGATCAGATGTCGGCGCGCTTGCCGCAGTACTTCGGGCGGCTGCCGAAGGCGAAGGTGGAGGTGATGCCGGTCGAGCCTTACCGCGAGAAGGAAGCCTCGGGCGCGCAATACGTCGACGGGACGCCGGACGGCAAGCGACCGGGCCACGTGATGGTGAACACCGGCGACTTCGAGAAGCGAACGACCGTCGACATCGAGACCACCGCGTACCACGAAGGCGTTCCCGGGCATCATCTTCAAGTGTCGATCGCCCAGGAGCTGCCGAGCTTGCCCCCCTTCCGGCAGCACGCGTTCTACGTCGCGTTCATCGAAGGATGGGGCCTGTACTCCGAGCGGCTGGGACAGGATGCGGGCTTCTTCCAGGATCCGTACAGCATGTACGGACACCTGCAGGACGATCTCTTGCGCGCGATCCGGCTGGTGGTGGACACAGGTTTCCACTTCAAGCGCTGGACGCGCCAGCAGGTGGTCGACTACTTCCACGCCAATTCCGGCATCGACGAGCCCACGGTGCAGAGCGAGACCGACCGGTACATGGCCTGGCCGGCGCAGGCGCTGGGATACAAGATTGGCCAGCTCAAGATCCTCGAGCTGCGCGATCGCGCGAAGAAGCAGCTGGGGGCGCGCTTCGACATCCGCGGCTTCCACGACGAGGTGCTGGGCGGCGGCGCCATGCCGCTGGACGTGCTGGAGAAGCGGGTGGACGGCTGGATCGCCCAGACCGGCCAGGCCGGGGTCTCGGGCACTGCGCTTCACTAG
- a CDS encoding LysM peptidoglycan-binding domain-containing protein — translation MVRHARSHRDHFHVRFYAPRSQELGRRIQPLLALGPDDNVVLHLVRSGNTLGQLAARYKTSVVAIRKANRIQGRSVLRLGQHLVIPVRSNCTVCPLPPPLAIPPRLLPPERSSSVAQSWVGGINPEMATAE, via the coding sequence ATCGTCAGGCACGCACGGAGCCACCGCGATCACTTCCACGTCCGGTTCTACGCGCCTCGTTCGCAGGAGCTGGGCCGGAGAATCCAGCCGCTGCTCGCGCTAGGCCCGGACGACAACGTGGTCCTCCACCTGGTGCGTTCGGGGAACACGCTCGGACAGCTCGCGGCGCGCTATAAGACGAGCGTCGTAGCCATCCGCAAGGCGAATCGCATCCAGGGGCGATCGGTCTTGCGGCTCGGGCAACACCTGGTGATTCCAGTGCGCAGCAACTGCACGGTCTGTCCGCTGCCCCCGCCGCTGGCCATCCCGCCGCGCTTGCTGCCGCCGGAGCGTTCCTCCAGCGTGGCGCAGTCGTGGGTGGGCGGGATCAACCCCGAGATGGCAACGGCCGAGTAA
- the tesB gene encoding acyl-CoA thioesterase II, with protein MDPALADLIRQLDLEPLEVNLFRGQSSDLGGKSVFGGQVIGQALVAATRTVEGRAPHSLHAYFLLPGDMAAPIVYEVDRIRDGRSFTARRVQAIQHGQPILSMLASFHVAEPGLEHQDQMPQVPPPESLPTSEETRDRWLAESGVELPERLRETLLRPRAIEFRPVHPWNPLKPRVAEPRQAFWLRAVDRMPDDPLLHTCMLTYASDYNLIPTALRPHGVSWMRGETILASIDHAMWFHRPARVDEWLLYTMDSPSAQGARGLARGLIHDRAGRLVASVAQEGLMRRVTRK; from the coding sequence ATGGACCCCGCGCTCGCCGACCTGATCCGCCAGCTCGATCTCGAGCCGCTCGAGGTGAACCTCTTCCGCGGTCAGTCCAGCGATCTGGGCGGAAAGAGCGTCTTCGGCGGCCAGGTCATCGGACAGGCGCTGGTGGCGGCGACGCGCACGGTGGAGGGCCGCGCCCCGCATTCGCTGCACGCGTATTTTTTGCTCCCGGGCGACATGGCCGCGCCCATCGTCTACGAAGTCGATCGGATCCGCGACGGACGCAGCTTCACGGCAAGACGCGTGCAGGCCATCCAGCACGGCCAGCCCATCTTGTCGATGCTCGCTTCGTTCCACGTCGCCGAGCCCGGGTTGGAGCACCAGGACCAGATGCCGCAGGTGCCGCCGCCCGAGTCGCTGCCCACCAGCGAAGAGACCCGCGATCGCTGGTTGGCGGAGTCAGGCGTGGAGCTGCCGGAGCGCTTGCGTGAGACGCTGCTGCGGCCGCGGGCGATCGAGTTCCGCCCGGTCCATCCATGGAACCCGCTCAAGCCGCGCGTCGCCGAGCCGCGCCAGGCATTCTGGCTCCGGGCCGTGGACCGGATGCCGGACGATCCGCTGCTGCACACCTGCATGCTGACCTACGCATCCGACTACAATCTGATTCCGACCGCTCTCCGTCCCCACGGTGTCAGCTGGATGCGCGGGGAGACCATCCTGGCGAGCATCGATCACGCGATGTGGTTCCACCGACCCGCGCGCGTCGACGAGTGGTTGCTGTACACGATGGACAGCCCTTCCGCGCAGGGCGCGCGCGGCCTCGCCCGCGGCTTGATCCACGACCGCGCGGGACGGCTCGTCGCCAGTGTCGCGCAGGAAGGGTTGATGCGGCGGGTGACGCGCAAGTAG
- a CDS encoding CHRD domain-containing protein, which translates to MKTALISAACALAACGGSSGPATKFTATMSSANEVPASPHPNASATGSATYTVSGSTVSYTVTFSGLSGNATMGHIHVGTSTEGGTVVVPFTPPAATSGTFTGSFTGSDVRAGTTPSQTIVAGDINSMLSAMRARGTYTNIHTSSNPAGEIRGQNQPQ; encoded by the coding sequence ATGAAAACGGCATTGATTTCTGCAGCCTGCGCGCTGGCGGCTTGCGGAGGGTCGTCAGGGCCAGCCACGAAGTTCACCGCGACAATGAGCAGCGCCAACGAGGTTCCGGCTTCGCCTCATCCGAACGCGTCGGCGACGGGAAGCGCGACGTACACAGTCAGCGGCTCGACCGTCAGCTACACGGTCACGTTCAGCGGTCTGTCGGGGAACGCCACCATGGGCCACATCCATGTCGGCACCTCGACCGAAGGCGGTACGGTGGTAGTGCCATTCACGCCGCCGGCCGCCACGTCGGGAACCTTCACCGGGTCGTTCACGGGTTCCGACGTGCGGGCGGGGACCACGCCGAGCCAGACCATCGTCGCCGGCGACATCAACTCGATGCTCTCCGCCATGCGCGCCCGCGGCACGTACACGAACATCCACACCAGCTCGAATCCGGCCGGCGAGATCCGGGGACAGAACCAGCCCCAGTAA